In the genome of Bradyrhizobium sp. CIAT3101, one region contains:
- a CDS encoding MMPL family transporter yields the protein MLQSVVVAIVRACTRFATLVVVLGLLLAVGAGYYTSQHFAINTDINSLIAQNLDWRQRDQQFDRAFDRDATILAVVEARTPEMATAAADALFAKLKDNKTDFQSMQQLGTGEFFEKNGLLFLPTEEVGKITSQFESAAPLIEIMAGDPSIRGLTGALETGLAGVKRGQVKLDSTARPFNQIAGTVETVLNKGNASFSWRELVSDQPLSDSDKRAFIEFKPILDYNALEPGKGATDAIRKAAADLDFATKYQARVRLTGPVPIANEEYATVQEGAVVNGVGTVLVVLLILWLALHSSKIIFAVFINLFVGLALTTAAGLMMVGSFNLLSIAFAVLFVGLGVDFGIQYSVRYRSERYKHDDLTAALVRAAKRSAVPLSLAAMATAAGFLCFLPTDYKGISELGQIAGVGMLVAFLSSITILPAMLKLLNPPGEKEPVGYAFLAPLDYFLEKHRVLVVGGTLLLALAGLPLLYFLKFDFNPMNLRNPKAESIATFLDLRKDPNTGANAINVMVTTEEQAKQVEAKLEKVPEVLRVMSLNSFVPEDQQPKLKLLAQGAKVLGPALNPDQVDAAPSDQENVESLKSSVENLRRTAGDAKGPGAIASRRLADALEKLANSDEATRNRAQDVFVTPLKIVFDQLRNALQAEPVTLKSLPPDLVNAWKSKDGIIRVEAQPKGDPNDNDTLRKFAAAVLEAEPTAIGGPVSILKSGDTVVNAFIHAGIYALLVIGLLLWITLRRVVDVLMTLVPLLVAGAVTLEICVLIGLPLNFANIVAFPLLLGVGVAFKIYYVVAWRSGRTNLLQTSLTRAIFFSALTTATAFGSLWLSSHPGTSSMGKLLALSLVTTLAAVLLFQPALMGKPRNLRE from the coding sequence GTGCTGCAAAGCGTAGTCGTTGCCATCGTCAGGGCCTGTACCCGGTTTGCTACCCTTGTCGTCGTTCTCGGGCTCCTGCTGGCGGTGGGGGCGGGCTACTACACGTCCCAACACTTCGCCATCAACACCGACATCAATTCGCTGATTGCCCAGAATCTGGACTGGCGCCAGCGCGACCAGCAGTTTGACCGCGCCTTCGATCGTGACGCGACGATCCTCGCGGTCGTCGAGGCCAGGACGCCGGAGATGGCGACCGCAGCCGCGGACGCACTGTTTGCCAAGCTGAAGGACAACAAGACCGACTTCCAGTCGATGCAGCAGCTCGGCACCGGTGAGTTCTTCGAGAAGAACGGCCTGTTGTTCCTGCCGACCGAGGAAGTCGGCAAGATCACCAGCCAGTTCGAATCCGCAGCGCCCCTGATCGAGATCATGGCCGGCGATCCATCGATCCGCGGTCTGACCGGTGCGCTGGAGACCGGGCTCGCCGGCGTCAAGCGTGGGCAGGTCAAGCTCGACAGCACCGCGCGGCCGTTCAACCAGATCGCGGGGACGGTCGAGACCGTGCTCAACAAGGGCAATGCGAGCTTCTCCTGGCGCGAGCTCGTCAGCGACCAGCCGCTGTCGGATTCGGACAAGCGCGCCTTCATCGAGTTCAAGCCGATCCTCGACTACAACGCGCTCGAGCCCGGCAAGGGCGCCACCGACGCGATCCGCAAGGCCGCGGCCGATCTCGATTTTGCGACCAAATATCAGGCGCGGGTACGCCTGACAGGTCCGGTCCCGATCGCCAACGAGGAATACGCCACCGTCCAGGAAGGTGCTGTCGTCAACGGCGTCGGCACGGTGCTCGTCGTGCTCCTGATCCTGTGGCTTGCACTGCACTCCTCGAAGATCATCTTCGCGGTGTTCATCAATCTGTTCGTCGGCCTTGCGCTGACAACCGCCGCCGGCCTGATGATGGTCGGCTCGTTCAACCTGCTGTCGATCGCGTTCGCCGTGCTGTTCGTCGGACTGGGCGTCGATTTCGGCATCCAGTACAGCGTTCGCTACCGCTCGGAGCGCTACAAGCACGACGATCTCACCGCCGCGCTGGTGCGTGCCGCGAAGCGCTCCGCGGTGCCGCTGTCGCTGGCGGCCATGGCGACGGCCGCCGGCTTCCTCTGTTTCCTGCCGACCGATTACAAGGGCATTTCCGAGCTCGGCCAGATCGCCGGCGTCGGCATGCTGGTGGCGTTCCTCTCCAGCATTACGATATTGCCCGCGATGCTGAAGCTGCTGAACCCGCCGGGCGAAAAGGAGCCGGTGGGCTATGCCTTCCTGGCGCCGCTCGATTACTTCCTGGAGAAGCACCGCGTCCTGGTCGTGGGCGGCACGTTGCTGCTGGCGCTCGCGGGCCTGCCGCTGCTCTACTTCCTGAAGTTCGACTTCAACCCGATGAACCTGCGCAACCCGAAGGCCGAGTCGATCGCCACTTTCCTCGACTTGCGCAAGGATCCCAACACCGGCGCCAACGCCATCAACGTGATGGTCACCACGGAAGAGCAGGCCAAGCAGGTCGAGGCGAAGCTGGAGAAGGTGCCGGAAGTGTTGCGCGTGATGTCGCTCAACAGCTTCGTGCCGGAAGACCAGCAGCCGAAGCTGAAGCTGCTCGCGCAGGGCGCCAAGGTGTTGGGCCCCGCGCTCAATCCCGACCAGGTCGACGCGGCGCCGTCCGACCAGGAAAATGTCGAGTCGCTGAAATCCTCGGTCGAAAATCTGCGCCGGACCGCCGGTGACGCCAAGGGCCCGGGCGCGATCGCCTCGCGGCGGCTCGCGGACGCGCTGGAGAAGCTCGCCAATTCGGACGAGGCGACCCGCAACAGGGCACAGGACGTGTTCGTCACGCCGTTGAAGATCGTGTTCGACCAGCTCAGGAACGCGCTGCAGGCCGAGCCGGTCACCCTGAAGTCACTGCCGCCCGATCTCGTGAACGCCTGGAAGAGCAAGGACGGAATCATCCGCGTCGAAGCTCAGCCGAAGGGCGATCCCAACGACAACGACACGCTGCGCAAGTTTGCGGCAGCCGTGCTCGAGGCCGAGCCGACCGCGATCGGCGGACCGGTCTCCATCCTGAAATCCGGCGACACCGTGGTGAACGCCTTCATCCATGCCGGCATCTATGCGTTGCTGGTGATCGGCCTGCTGTTGTGGATCACGCTGCGCCGCGTCGTTGACGTGCTGATGACGCTGGTGCCGCTTCTGGTTGCGGGCGCGGTGACGCTCGAGATCTGCGTGTTGATCGGCCTGCCGCTCAACTTCGCCAATATCGTCGCGTTCCCGCTGCTGCTCGGCGTGGGTGTCGCGTTCAAGATCTATTATGTCGTGGCGTGGCGGTCCGGCAGGACAAACCTGCTTCAGACCAGCCTGACGCGCGCGATCTTCTTCAGCGCACTGACGACGGCGACCGCGTTCGGCAGCCTGTGGCTGTCGAGCCATCCGGGCACATCCAGCATGGGCAAGCTGCTCGCACTTTCTCTGGTGACGACGCTTGCCGCAGTGCTGCTGTTTCAGCCGGCCCTAATGGGCAAGCCCCGCAATCTCAGGGAGTAG
- the ispH gene encoding 4-hydroxy-3-methylbut-2-enyl diphosphate reductase: MEVYLAQPRGFCAGVVRAIEIVEKALQKYGPPVYVRHEIVHNKYVVESLKNKGAIFVEELSEVPPKAVTVFSAHGVARSVEEEAAARDLPVLNATCPLVTKVHNQGKRYITKGRTLILIGHAGHPEVEGTMGQVPGPVLLVQSVEEAKALALPADTPVAYITQTTLSVDDTKGIIEALQAKFTDIQGPDIRDICYATQNRQSAVRDLSKLVDVILVVGAANSSNSNRLREIGTEAGVASYLIADGRELNPEWLNGARTVGLTAGASAPEVLVDDVIEALRRIGPVTVSVLPGREENIEFRLPAQLAAS; the protein is encoded by the coding sequence ATGGAAGTTTATCTAGCGCAGCCGCGCGGCTTTTGCGCAGGCGTGGTGCGCGCGATCGAGATCGTGGAAAAGGCCCTGCAGAAGTATGGCCCGCCGGTCTACGTGCGCCATGAGATCGTGCACAACAAATACGTCGTCGAGAGCCTGAAGAACAAGGGCGCGATCTTCGTCGAGGAACTGTCCGAAGTTCCACCGAAGGCTGTCACCGTTTTCAGTGCCCATGGCGTCGCCCGCAGCGTCGAGGAAGAGGCTGCCGCCCGCGACCTTCCGGTGCTCAATGCCACCTGCCCCCTGGTCACGAAAGTTCACAATCAGGGGAAGCGTTACATCACCAAGGGCCGTACCCTGATCCTGATCGGCCATGCCGGCCACCCCGAGGTCGAGGGCACGATGGGCCAGGTTCCCGGGCCCGTTTTGCTGGTCCAGAGCGTCGAGGAGGCCAAGGCCCTGGCGCTGCCGGCGGATACGCCAGTGGCCTACATCACCCAGACCACGCTGTCGGTCGACGACACCAAGGGCATTATCGAGGCCCTTCAAGCTAAATTTACAGATATTCAAGGCCCGGACATCCGGGATATCTGCTATGCGACACAGAACCGCCAATCTGCGGTAAGGGACTTGAGCAAGCTGGTTGACGTGATTTTGGTGGTGGGTGCTGCCAATAGCTCGAACTCGAACCGGCTCCGCGAAATCGGCACTGAAGCCGGCGTCGCGAGTTATCTGATCGCCGATGGCCGCGAGCTCAATCCGGAGTGGTTGAATGGTGCCAGGACCGTCGGCCTCACAGCCGGCGCCTCGGCGCCTGAGGTGCTGGTGGATGACGTGATCGAAGCGCTGCGGCGGATCGGACCGGTGACGGTCTCGGTGCTCCCCGGCCGCGAGGAAAACATCGAATTCAGGCTTCCGGCTCAACTGGCTGCAAGCTGA
- the hpnH gene encoding adenosyl-hopene transferase HpnH — translation MAIPFFKEMRIGGYLLKQKLLGRKRYPLVLMLEPLFRCNLACVGCGKIDYPDAILNRRMTAQECWDAADECGAPMVAIPGGEPLIHKEIGEIVRGLVARKKFVSLCTNALLLEKKLDLFEPSPYLFFSVHLDGLKDHHDKAVSQKGVFDRAVSAIKAAKARGFTVNVNATIFDGHPAEEIAKFLDLTVELGVGVSMSPGYAYERAPDQEHFLNRTKTKKLFRDVFAMGKGKKWNFMHSGLFLDFLAGNQEYECTPWGMPARNIFGWQKPCYLLGEGYAKTFKELMDTTDWETYGTGKYEKCADCMAHCGYEPTAATAALNNPIKAMWVSLRGIKTSGPMVPEIDMSKQRPAQYIFSEQVQKKLSEIRKDEAEAAQAKAARKASTAA, via the coding sequence ATGGCAATCCCCTTCTTCAAGGAAATGCGTATCGGCGGCTATTTGCTCAAGCAGAAACTGCTTGGCCGCAAACGCTATCCGCTCGTGCTGATGCTGGAGCCGCTGTTCCGCTGCAACCTCGCCTGCGTCGGCTGCGGCAAGATCGATTATCCGGATGCGATCCTCAACCGCCGCATGACCGCACAGGAGTGCTGGGACGCGGCCGACGAGTGCGGCGCGCCGATGGTGGCGATCCCCGGCGGCGAGCCGCTGATCCACAAGGAGATCGGCGAGATCGTGCGCGGCCTGGTCGCGCGCAAGAAATTCGTCTCGCTCTGCACCAACGCGCTGCTGCTCGAGAAGAAGCTCGACCTGTTCGAGCCCTCCCCGTACCTGTTCTTCTCCGTGCATCTCGACGGCCTGAAGGACCATCACGACAAGGCCGTTTCGCAGAAGGGCGTGTTCGACCGCGCCGTCTCCGCGATCAAGGCGGCGAAGGCCCGCGGCTTCACCGTCAACGTCAACGCCACCATATTCGACGGCCACCCGGCCGAGGAGATCGCAAAGTTCCTCGACCTCACCGTCGAGCTCGGTGTCGGCGTCTCGATGTCGCCCGGCTACGCCTATGAGCGCGCGCCGGACCAGGAGCACTTCCTCAACCGCACCAAGACCAAGAAGCTGTTCCGCGACGTCTTCGCGATGGGCAAGGGCAAGAAGTGGAATTTCATGCATTCCGGCTTGTTCCTGGACTTCCTCGCCGGCAACCAGGAATACGAGTGCACGCCGTGGGGCATGCCCGCACGCAACATCTTCGGTTGGCAGAAGCCCTGCTATCTCCTCGGTGAAGGCTACGCAAAAACCTTCAAGGAGCTGATGGACACCACCGACTGGGAAACCTACGGCACCGGCAAGTACGAGAAGTGCGCCGACTGTATGGCCCATTGCGGCTACGAGCCGACGGCCGCGACCGCCGCTCTCAACAACCCGATCAAGGCGATGTGGGTGTCGCTGCGCGGCATCAAGACCTCGGGCCCGATGGTGCCGGAGATCGACATGTCGAAGCAGCGCCCGGCGCAGTACATCTTCTCCGAGCAGGTCCAGAAGAAGCTCTCCGAGATCCGCAAGGACGAAGCCGAGGCAGCTCAGGCCAAGGCCGCACGGAAGGCTTCGACCGCTGCGTAA
- a CDS encoding phosphorylase: protein MTLGTGDYITAGNAIDPRPILIVTGLVQEARIAAGPGMAVICSSSSPTQLRALLTVVDPQTIRGVISFGVAGGLDPTLRSGDVVVATEVLSGDARWGAGLSLSDDLIDKLTSGRRRVVRGSLAGAEEVVTGSSCKAALHSETGASAVDMESHIAAAYAAEAGLPFAAVRVISDPAHRALPALARAAIKPNGQIDLAAVLRGIVRNPATLHALVSTGIDFNRALRSLRGCRDFLIGTELVESEAAVSEAA from the coding sequence GTGACTTTGGGGACGGGGGACTATATTACCGCGGGTAATGCCATTGATCCGCGGCCGATTCTGATCGTGACCGGATTGGTTCAGGAGGCCCGCATTGCTGCCGGGCCCGGAATGGCGGTTATTTGCTCGTCGAGCAGCCCGACCCAGTTGCGTGCGCTGCTGACGGTGGTGGATCCCCAGACGATTCGTGGCGTGATCTCGTTCGGTGTCGCCGGTGGGCTCGACCCGACGCTGCGTTCCGGTGACGTCGTGGTGGCGACCGAGGTGCTCTCGGGCGACGCCCGCTGGGGCGCCGGCCTGTCGCTCAGCGACGACCTCATCGACAAGCTGACCTCCGGCCGCCGCCGGGTCGTACGCGGTTCCCTGGCCGGTGCCGAGGAAGTGGTCACCGGGAGCTCCTGCAAGGCCGCGCTGCATTCGGAAACCGGCGCCTCCGCCGTCGACATGGAAAGCCACATCGCGGCCGCCTATGCCGCCGAAGCCGGTCTGCCGTTCGCCGCGGTCCGCGTCATCAGCGACCCCGCCCACCGCGCGCTCCCGGCGCTCGCCCGCGCCGCCATCAAGCCGAACGGCCAGATCGACCTCGCCGCGGTCCTGCGCGGCATCGTGCGCAACCCGGCGACGCTCCACGCCCTGGTCTCGACCGGCATCGACTTCAACCGCGCGCTGCGCTCGCTTCGTGGCTGCCGCGACTTCCTGATCGGCACCGAGCTGGTGGAGAGCGAGGCCGCGGTTTCCGAAGCGGCCTGA
- the shc gene encoding squalene--hopene cyclase has product MDSVTATNREALESSIASATQGVLGLQQSDGHWVFELEADCTIPAEYVLLRHYLAEPVDTALEAKIGNYLRRIQGAHGGWPLVHDGEFDMSASVKAYFALKMIGDSVDAPHMVRAREAIHSRGGAINSNVFTRFLLATFGVVTWRAVPVLPIEIVLLPFWSPFHLNKISYWARTTMVPLMVIAALKPLARNPKGVGIDELFLQDPRSIGMTAKAPHQSMAWFLLFRSLDAILRVIEPMFPKSLRKRAIDAALAFTEERLNGEDGMGAIYPPMANIVMMYDALGKDENFPPRAITRRGIDKLLVIKGDEAYCQPCVSPVWDTTLTAHALLEAGGDKAVPAAKQGLDWLIPRQELEVKGDWAVKRPDVRPGGWAFQYNNAHYPDLDDTAVVVMSMDRMRREHGATGYDAAIDRGREWIEGMQSDDGGWAAFDVNNLEYYLNNIPFSDHGALLDPPTEDVTARCISMLAQLGETEKTSKHVADGVAYLRKTQHPEGSWYGRWGMNFIYGTWSVLCALNMAGVPRTDPMMRKASDWLASIQNQDGGWGEDAVSYRLDYKGWEPAPSTASQTAWALLALMAAGEVDHPAVARGVEYLIATQNEKGLWDEQRYTATGFPRVFYLRYHGYPKFFPLWALARYRNLRNTNSRVVGVGM; this is encoded by the coding sequence ATGGATTCCGTGACCGCGACCAACCGCGAAGCTTTGGAATCGAGCATTGCGTCGGCCACGCAAGGCGTGCTCGGCCTTCAGCAATCCGACGGCCATTGGGTCTTCGAGCTCGAGGCCGACTGCACGATCCCGGCCGAATACGTCCTGCTGCGCCATTACCTCGCGGAGCCGGTCGACACCGCGCTCGAGGCCAAGATCGGCAACTATCTCCGTCGCATCCAGGGCGCCCATGGCGGCTGGCCGCTGGTGCATGACGGCGAGTTCGACATGAGCGCCAGCGTGAAGGCTTACTTCGCGCTGAAGATGATCGGCGATTCCGTGGACGCGCCACACATGGTGCGCGCGCGCGAGGCGATCCATTCCCGCGGTGGCGCCATCAACAGCAACGTCTTCACGCGCTTTCTGCTTGCGACGTTCGGCGTGGTGACATGGCGCGCGGTGCCGGTGTTGCCGATCGAGATCGTGCTGCTGCCATTCTGGTCGCCATTCCACCTCAACAAGATCTCCTACTGGGCGCGCACCACCATGGTGCCGCTGATGGTCATCGCCGCGCTCAAGCCGCTGGCGCGGAATCCGAAGGGCGTCGGCATCGACGAATTGTTCCTGCAGGATCCGCGCTCGATCGGCATGACCGCCAAGGCGCCGCATCAGAGCATGGCCTGGTTCCTGCTGTTTCGTTCGCTCGATGCGATCCTGCGCGTCATCGAGCCGATGTTTCCGAAGAGCCTGCGCAAGCGCGCGATCGATGCCGCGCTCGCGTTCACCGAAGAGCGGCTCAATGGCGAGGACGGCATGGGCGCGATCTATCCGCCCATGGCCAACATCGTCATGATGTATGACGCGCTCGGCAAGGACGAGAACTTCCCGCCGCGCGCGATCACCCGGCGCGGCATCGACAAGCTGCTCGTGATCAAGGGCGACGAGGCCTACTGTCAGCCCTGCGTCTCGCCGGTGTGGGACACGACGCTCACCGCACATGCACTGCTCGAGGCCGGCGGCGACAAGGCGGTGCCTGCGGCGAAGCAGGGTCTCGACTGGCTGATCCCGAGGCAGGAACTCGAGGTGAAGGGCGACTGGGCGGTGAAGCGGCCCGACGTGCGTCCGGGCGGCTGGGCGTTCCAGTACAACAATGCCCATTACCCCGATCTCGACGACACCGCCGTCGTGGTGATGTCGATGGACCGCATGCGCCGCGAGCACGGAGCGACCGGCTATGACGCCGCGATCGACCGCGGCCGGGAGTGGATCGAGGGCATGCAGAGCGACGATGGCGGCTGGGCCGCCTTCGACGTCAACAACCTCGAATATTACCTGAACAACATCCCGTTCTCGGACCATGGCGCGCTGCTCGATCCGCCGACCGAGGACGTCACGGCGCGCTGCATCTCGATGCTGGCCCAGCTTGGCGAGACCGAGAAGACCAGCAAGCACGTCGCCGATGGTGTCGCCTATCTGCGCAAGACCCAGCACCCGGAAGGCTCCTGGTATGGCCGCTGGGGCATGAACTTCATCTATGGAACCTGGTCGGTGCTCTGCGCCCTCAACATGGCTGGAGTTCCCCGCACCGATCCCATGATGCGCAAGGCGTCCGACTGGCTGGCCTCGATCCAGAACCAGGACGGCGGCTGGGGCGAGGACGCCGTCAGCTACCGGCTGGACTACAAGGGCTGGGAACCCGCCCCGTCGACCGCCTCGCAAACGGCATGGGCCTTGCTTGCCCTGATGGCTGCTGGCGAGGTTGATCACCCGGCCGTCGCCCGCGGGGTGGAGTACCTGATTGCAACACAGAACGAAAAAGGACTGTGGGACGAGCAGCGGTACACCGCCACAGGCTTTCCCCGCGTGTTCTATCTGCGGTATCATGGTTACCCGAAGTTCTTCCCACTATGGGCGCTGGCGCGGTATCGGAACTTGCGGAACACCAACAGCAGGGTGGTAGGGGTCGGGATGTGA
- the hpnE gene encoding hydroxysqualene dehydroxylase HpnE → MQNTAHIIGAGISGLSAAVRLANAGFKIAVHEATHQAGGRCRSYFDGATNLTIDNGNHLLLSGNSHARAYARSIGTEAGLVGPESAQFPFVDIKTGQRWQIDLGSGRLPTWVLDESRRVPDTGLTDYLKLAPLIWASEQTLVGKSIPTEGTLYHRLVQPLLLAALNVDPPEGSAGLAGAIVRETLLAGGQACRPLIARDGLSAVLIEPAVKFLDERGHTVQLGHELRSFITSDGKVSALNFGGEDVVQLAAGDVIVMAVPPRAATSLLPGLTAPTEFRAIVNAHFRFEPPPGAAPILGVIGGVVEWLFAFPNRLSVTISNGDRLVDMPREELAQTIWNDVCAAGGVSGELPPWQIVRERRATFAATPAQNALRPGPVTALKNLFLAGDWTATGLPATIEGSVRSGDRAADLVLAAKRP, encoded by the coding sequence ATGCAAAACACAGCTCACATCATCGGCGCTGGAATTTCCGGCCTCTCCGCCGCTGTGCGGCTCGCCAATGCCGGCTTCAAGATCGCCGTGCACGAGGCGACGCACCAGGCCGGCGGCCGCTGCCGCTCCTACTTCGACGGCGCCACCAATCTCACCATCGACAACGGCAACCATCTGCTGCTGTCGGGCAACAGCCATGCGCGGGCCTATGCGCGATCGATCGGCACCGAGGCGGGGCTGGTCGGTCCTGAAAGCGCGCAGTTTCCGTTCGTCGACATCAAGACCGGGCAGCGCTGGCAGATCGATCTTGGTTCGGGCCGGCTACCGACCTGGGTGCTCGACGAGAGCCGCCGCGTGCCCGATACCGGGCTCACCGATTATCTCAAGCTGGCTCCGCTGATCTGGGCGTCGGAACAGACGCTGGTCGGCAAGTCCATTCCTACCGAGGGCACGCTCTATCATCGCCTGGTGCAGCCGCTGCTGCTCGCCGCACTCAATGTCGATCCGCCCGAAGGTTCGGCCGGGCTGGCCGGTGCCATCGTGCGCGAGACGCTGCTTGCGGGCGGGCAGGCCTGCCGTCCGCTGATCGCGCGCGACGGCCTCAGCGCCGTGCTGATCGAGCCTGCCGTGAAATTCTTGGACGAGCGCGGCCACACCGTTCAGCTCGGCCATGAGCTGCGGTCCTTCATCACCAGCGACGGCAAGGTCAGCGCGCTGAATTTCGGCGGCGAGGATGTGGTCCAGCTTGCTGCGGGCGACGTGATCGTGATGGCGGTGCCGCCACGCGCGGCGACGAGCCTGCTGCCGGGCCTGACGGCGCCGACCGAATTCCGCGCCATTGTGAATGCGCATTTCCGCTTCGAGCCACCGCCGGGCGCGGCGCCGATCCTGGGCGTCATCGGCGGCGTCGTCGAATGGCTGTTTGCGTTCCCGAACCGGCTCTCCGTCACCATCAGCAACGGCGACCGTCTCGTCGACATGCCGCGCGAGGAGCTCGCGCAGACGATCTGGAACGACGTCTGCGCGGCCGGCGGTGTCTCCGGCGAATTGCCGCCGTGGCAGATCGTGCGCGAGCGCCGTGCCACATTTGCGGCAACGCCGGCGCAGAATGCCCTGCGTCCGGGGCCGGTCACCGCGCTGAAAAACCTGTTCCTTGCCGGCGACTGGACTGCTACGGGATTGCCGGCAACGATCGAGGGATCGGTCCGGTCCGGTGATCGCGCCGCCGATCTGGTTTTGGCCGCAAAGCGGCCCTGA
- the hpnD gene encoding presqualene diphosphate synthase HpnD: MTLEATAPSANYGSSASNSSFYAAMRILPRDQREAMFQIYSFCRQVDDIADSDGPRDERLAALQEWRNDIDALYQGNPPPRLKDYVTSVKTFGLKREDFLAIVDGMEMDVPQDIRAPDMATLDLYCDRVASAVGRLSVRVFGLPEEDGIQLAYHLGRALQLTNILRDIDEDATLGRLYLPREALLHAGITSNDPNRVIAERGLPKVCLPLTQRAKAHFEKSDEIMNRNRRRAVRAPRIMSKYYHAILDLLIARGFNAPREPVRVSKVTRFAILFRYAFI, translated from the coding sequence ATGACGCTTGAGGCGACCGCGCCCAGCGCCAATTATGGCTCGTCCGCATCGAACAGCTCCTTCTACGCTGCGATGCGTATACTGCCGCGCGACCAGCGCGAGGCGATGTTCCAGATCTACAGCTTCTGCCGCCAGGTCGACGACATCGCCGATTCCGACGGCCCGCGCGACGAGCGGCTCGCCGCGCTCCAGGAATGGCGCAACGACATCGACGCGCTCTACCAGGGCAATCCGCCGCCGCGGCTGAAGGACTACGTCACCTCGGTGAAGACCTTCGGGCTGAAGCGCGAGGATTTTCTCGCCATCGTCGACGGCATGGAGATGGACGTGCCGCAGGACATCCGCGCACCTGACATGGCGACGCTGGATCTCTATTGCGATCGTGTTGCCAGCGCCGTCGGACGGTTGTCGGTGCGGGTGTTCGGCCTGCCGGAAGAGGACGGCATCCAGCTCGCTTATCACCTGGGGCGCGCGCTGCAGCTCACCAACATCCTGCGCGACATCGACGAAGATGCCACGCTCGGCCGGCTCTATCTGCCGCGCGAGGCGCTGCTGCATGCCGGCATCACCTCCAACGATCCGAACCGCGTGATCGCCGAGCGCGGGCTGCCGAAAGTCTGCCTGCCGCTGACGCAGCGCGCGAAGGCACATTTCGAGAAGTCGGACGAGATCATGAATCGCAACAGGCGCCGCGCGGTGCGCGCGCCGCGGATCATGTCGAAGTACTATCACGCCATCCTGGACCTCCTGATCGCGCGCGGCTTCAACGCGCCGCGCGAGCCGGTGCGTGTGTCGAAGGTCACACGCTTCGCGATCCTGTTCCGCTACGCTTTCATCTGA
- the hpnC gene encoding squalene synthase HpnC — protein sequence MTSASELRSGKGDRDENFPVASWIIHPRHRALILAYYNFVRTADDIADHATLSADEKLRYLDLLEAELLGKGDAQAEAVALRRALAERGMAPRHALDVLIAFRMDVTKLRYENWDEVIHYCRYSAMPVGRFMLDVHGESTSTWAASDALCAGLQINNHLQDCGKDFRELNRVYLPRDALAASGASVEQLGLAQSPPAMLACLQGLAVRNEALLGEGRSLAAEIRDVRLGVDVAVIQAYADRIVRLLKVRDPLRERVHLNKFELLTFSLAGMIGEVGRRAIGRKAISSPGTAHDA from the coding sequence ATGACCTCTGCGAGCGAATTGCGATCCGGCAAGGGTGACCGCGACGAGAATTTTCCCGTCGCGTCCTGGATCATTCATCCGCGTCATCGCGCGCTGATTCTGGCGTATTACAATTTCGTCCGCACGGCCGACGACATCGCCGACCACGCAACCCTGTCGGCGGACGAAAAGCTTCGCTATCTCGACCTGCTCGAGGCGGAACTGCTCGGCAAGGGCGACGCCCAGGCTGAAGCCGTCGCGCTGCGGCGTGCGCTCGCCGAACGTGGCATGGCGCCCCGCCACGCGCTCGACGTGCTCATCGCGTTCCGCATGGACGTGACAAAACTGCGCTACGAGAACTGGGACGAGGTCATCCACTATTGCCGCTATTCGGCGATGCCGGTCGGCCGATTCATGCTCGACGTCCATGGCGAGAGCACCTCGACCTGGGCCGCGTCGGATGCGCTCTGCGCGGGCCTTCAGATCAACAACCACCTCCAGGATTGCGGCAAGGATTTCCGCGAGCTCAATCGCGTCTATCTGCCGCGCGATGCCCTGGCCGCAAGCGGCGCCTCGGTCGAGCAGCTCGGACTTGCGCAGTCGCCGCCGGCGATGCTGGCCTGCCTCCAGGGGCTCGCCGTGCGCAACGAAGCGCTGCTGGGCGAGGGCAGGTCGTTAGCTGCGGAGATCCGGGATGTCCGCCTCGGCGTCGACGTCGCGGTGATCCAGGCCTATGCCGACCGTATCGTGCGCCTGCTCAAGGTGCGCGATCCCCTGCGCGAGCGCGTGCATCTGAACAAGTTTGAACTGCTCACCTTCAGCCTCGCCGGCATGATCGGCGAAGTCGGCCGCCGTGCGATCGGCCGCAAGGCCATCTCTAGTCCGGGGACTGCCCATGACGCTTGA